A genomic stretch from Thunnus maccoyii chromosome 19, fThuMac1.1, whole genome shotgun sequence includes:
- the LOC121885896 gene encoding LOW QUALITY PROTEIN: zinc finger and BTB domain-containing protein 6-like (The sequence of the model RefSeq protein was modified relative to this genomic sequence to represent the inferred CDS: deleted 2 bases in 1 codon; substituted 2 bases at 2 genomic stop codons), with translation MSSSPETLHFCFPTHGDSILSKMNALREHHRFCDVTLLLGGLQGTTVQPLHFHSHQVVLAASSDFLCDQFLLHVGWAEMSVGVVSSVEVGKRLLLSCYTGLLEVPLRELVSXLTAASALWMSXVVEKCAQAVSQYLSPTLAFLKLEKCSDKKEIQQPDSGWPGTNFKYQEEIDIVQPSNSIQEANTEEGRAAVLQSKLKVSQGTEVDSQELREVREDKKVVKAKIELSEDSMFTQLPGVRGRWRHPGCSQNNPIHHIIGALKGKLCPATAFRDHISSPTISSPAPHVELGDSSQDQDEEEVEETKQEEEMFSLADLLQEGRELMDSNLFCLSRAHLSKSHFTTDKLTEDTDSVLVQRPYLCRRCDRVFQHLESYMGHLKEHRQYLCLVCEKSFSQKSNLTLHIRVNVGVKNFRCPLCHKTFLQKAMLQDHLNVHMGDKPHKCNYCAVHFSHKPGLRRHLKVIHGKSSLQNVLEEAVDRRGSNSSSISLKYWILMAVCFYTICVTHGRFLLTLKQNLKAKMSSLTATALSPIIQTENH, from the exons ATGTCAAGTTCCCCTGAAACCTTGCACTTTTGCTTCCCCACCCACGGTGACTCCATCCTCAGCAAAATGAATGCTCTGAGAGAGCATCACCGCTTCTGTGATGTGACACTCCTCCTTGGGGGTCTACAAGGCACCACTGTGCAGCCTCTCCATTTCCACAGTCACCAAGTGGTGCTGGCGGCGTCCTCAGACTTCCTATGTGACCAGTTCCTGCTCCACGTTGGCTGGGCAGAGATGAGTGTGGGTGTAGTTTCCAGTGTGGAGGTTGGCAAGAGACTGCTCCTGTCCTGCTACACCGGGCTCCTAGAG GTCCCTCTAAGAGAACTGGTAAGCTAACTCACTGCAGCCAGTGCGCTCTGGATGAGCTAGGTGGTGGAGAAGTGCGCCCAGGCCGTCTCCCAGTACCTCAGTCCCACCCTGGCTTTCTTGAAACTAGAGAAATGTTCAGACAAGAAGGAAATCCAGCAGCCGGACAGCGGCTGGCCAGGTACCAATTTCAAGTATCAGGAGGAAATTGATATAGTCCAGCCCAGCAACAGCATCCAGGAAGCAAATACAGAGGAAGGGAGAGCGGCTGTGCTTCAGTCCAAGTTAAAGGTTAGCCAAGGAACCGAAGTGGATAGTCAAGAACTGAGGGAGGTCAGAGAGGATAAGAAGGTGGTTAAAGCTAAAATTGAGTTATCGGAAGAC AGCATGTTCACTCAGCTCCCTGGCGTCAGAGGAAGGTGGAGACATCCAGGCTGCTCACAAAACAACCCAATCCATCACATTATAGGTGCCCTAAAAGGTAAGCTATGCCCTGCCACTGCTTTCAGAGATCACATATCCTCCCCAACCATAAGTAGTCCTGCTCCTCATGTAGAACTGGGGGACAGCTCCCAGGATCAAGATGAAGAAGAGGTGgaagagacaaaacaagaggaagaaatgtTCTCGCTGGCAGATCTATTGCAAGAAGGTAGAGAACTGATGGATTCCAATCTCTTCTGCCTCTCTAGAGCACATCTGTCAAAGAGTCATTTTACTACAGACAAGTTGACAGAAGATACAGACAGCGTATTGGTCCAGAGGCCGTACCTGTGCCGGAGGTGTGACAGAGTTTTCCAGCACCTGGAGAGCTACATGGGCCACCTGAAGGAACACAGGCAGTACTTGTGTTTGGTCTGTGAGAAAAGCTTCTCTCAGAAGAGTAACCTGACCTTGCACATCCGTGTCAACGTTGGTGTCAAGAATTTCCGATGCCCACTGTGCCACAAGACGTTTTTGCAGAAGGCCATGCTGCAAGACCACCTCAATGTGCACATGGGTGATAAGCCCCATAAGTGTAACTACTGTGCTGTGCACTTTTCACACAAGCCAGGCCTCAGGCGCCACCTGAAGGTCATTCATGGTAAGAGTAGCTTGCAAAACGTGCTTGAGGAGGCTGTGGACAGAAGAGGAAGTAACAGTTCTAGCATCAGTCTTAAATACTGGATCTTAATGGCTGTATGTTTCTATACTATATGTGTCACACATGGACGTTTTTTGTTAACATTAAAGCAAAACCTCAAAGCAAAGATGAGCTCACTTACAGCTACAGCATTGTCTCCCATCATACAGACTGAGAATCACTGA